GAGGCTCATTACTGAGATGAGGCAGAGTAGGTCACAGGTCACGTGTCCCGCAGCGGTCCAAAATCCTAGCACAACTCCGAATCATTGGATTGGACACAGCATGACCGATATCAAACTCCACGGGTCAACCTAACTGACTGCAGGGGATTAATAACTCATCATTCCCTTATCATGGTTACACTGTCATGATATTGAGTTTGACTGTTTGAGTGGTTGAACCATTCCACGGATGCCCATGTGGAACTCCAGAAGATCATTTAATCATTTGTAATAGAGATTTGGTGATGTTATGTTCCAGCTCATGTAATATCTGTCTTTAGTTAATATATGAGTCATTCCATTGATGCCCATGTGGAGCTCGAGAAGCTTTCATCTAATCAATAGTAATAGATTTTTGGTGATGTTTCAACTCTTGTCTCTGTCTTTAATTAATATAATAATCCACTACTAATCCATTAGTTGATTTACTCAAACATGAGAAACATGAGGCACTGCTAACTTAGTTTTATGTCCATATCATAGTGATTGCATAGCCTTGATATGCCTCTGCACTTGATTTCCATATAAGTAGCGACTAGAAACAATCTACGCAGGACCAGTGGCAAAATATTTATGGTCAATGAGATGAATGTTGTGTACAAGAATTGCTAGGGAAATTGTGGTGCTGTTATGACTTATGGGTGGTAAAATAGTTCTCTAGCTAGTACCAGCAGTAACCTCGGTTAATTCTCCCAGCTGGTGTAAGTTCTGCAAGTGATTTTCCAAGCCAGAGTTGACATGAATGTGCAATGAAACAGTGTGGGACAAGATTAACATTTCTCATACCAAGGAGTATTAATTTTGCAGTGGCGTGTTGGTGAAAAAGGAGCAAACTTTTTAATGCGTGAGCTGAATTTCAGCTAACGCCAGCGCATGGAGAGTGTTCGCGTGCGCTGACCTGGATGACGAGCAGATTGGGCGAGCCGAGATCCTCCCTGAGATCGGCGACGAGGCGCTCCATCTTGCCGCCGTAGGCGCGGGCGTCGTCGACCTCGACGGTGTCGCTCTCGCCCTGGAACCACAGCACGGCGCcgagcgccccgccgccggccgccacggCGGCGCGCGCCCTGGCGACGGCGGCCTCGTACAGCGGCTGGCCCCGCGCCCACATCCAGATCCTGGTGCCGCCGACCGCGCAGGGGACGAGGCCGAGCACCAGCGGGACGGCGGGGTCGGAGGCGGTGGAGGGCGCGGGgagggaggagggcgaggaggaggagaggaggaggcggtgcGCGAAGGGCATGGCGGGGCCGAGGCCGCAGGTCTTGTGGGTGTCGATGTCGGCGTggagcggcggggaggcggcgacccagcggcggtcggcggcgaggcggaggaggcgggggTGGGGGAGGTAGGGGGCGGGGAGGGGCGAGGTGGGCGCGCCCCGGCCGGCCATGTTGGACTGGCCGGCCAGGAGGAAGAGCAGCTTGGGGCGGTGCGCGTAGGGGGAGGTCGGGGCgcgggcgggggaggaggaggaggaggggaagaggccgggcggcggggcgaggaggagcaggcaggagagcgccgccgccgccgccagcacgcCCAGCAGCGGCCGCCGCGCCGGCGGCTTCATTATTGTTTATTGGGGATTTGCCGGGCGAGGTGGACGGGTTGGGCGGGTTTTGGTTGGAGCCGAGCGGGCGGGCGGTGGTTGATTGACTCGGACGTTTCCTTTCGGTTTCGCTCCCTCTCAAGTCTCAACTATGCTCGGGCCTAAACCCgcgcatgggcagcccggcccgaaaaacccggACCGGGCTGGGTCGGGCTTgacattcgggccgggctcgggctttgttttgcagcccgaaagatagttcgggctgggctcgggcttcaatttttttgtatttcgggccgggcttgcacgtgcgcGTACTAAAAAACAGCAATCGGGCCGGGCTTTCAGGCTTTGGGCTTGAAAACAGGGAatatttcgggcttcgggccgggctcgggcttgagaaatgaaggtcgggcttttactaGCCCGGCCTGAAACCCGGCCCGGCTCGACGTTTGCCCAGGTTTACTTGGGCCCCCGTTCATGATGGATGgcaacaattaatatggatcagaaGATGTAATGTTTTTAGGGTGTGGCTAAATCTGAGTCGACCGAGACTTAACCAAGTTCAAGTCAAGTGATATAGgatgtaaaaagaaaaaaaactgaaatGAATTTTTTTGTACGAATCTCCATGCAAAATTAAAGGAAGATAGCATCAactgagacataacgaagtctcagtcgactgagacttagcaaaactgATGTTTTTATAGTGTAATGATAAAATTAATAATCAAATTAAAAAAATCCTAATGAAAAACAACATCATGATATTAGCACAACGTCATGGTTTGAGGTTTTCGGCATTAGGTATAGGACTTCCTCGACACCAGGCTGGATATTTTCGGAACTCACAAGACCCATATGTGCGGCTGAACTTCCTCCACGTCAGAAAATAACTGGTCGTGCAATGCTTGATCTACTATCATGGTTTCATTTGACAACATATGTTTGTTGAAATCACTAAGTGTACGCCCATCTCATTCCTACTCCGGAACTTGGAGAGGTAGCCAATGCATTTCCTTACAAATTTCACAACGTCAAATATTTGATATTTCATACTTCTAAGCACATATTTACATGTTCGTGCTCGGGATTCAGGAACAGAATAAGCATCAAGTCACGGTAAGATCTGAGAAGGAATGTGGCAGGGTAGTCGTACCAATGGGCGAGCAGGTCATCACTTATGTCCCACGAGGAAGTCCAAAATCCTCTGGCATTTTCTCAAATTACATTGTTTCCACACAAGTAGATTCAAGCTTATGTCACGTTTTCTTTTGCCCCTGGGGCTTGTAATAAGCTAGCTCATGTAATGGATGCACTTGGTGCTAGCCGTCGTGTCGAACTGCAGACATGGGCTGTGGAACTGACATACGATGTAATTATTTGGTTGGCCAGTGTTTCTGCTGGACCGTCGTGAGATATGGAATCGATGTGTTCCATTAAAAAAAACTTTTGTGTGAAGTCAAGTGGCATATCAAATTTATCCAGCTTTGCTCTAAATAGAGAAAGAAGTTGTTACTTTTTTTCCGGGGGGGAAGAAGTTGTTACTACATAGGTAAGTACAGAAGATTGTGAAAACATTTAGAACTGATTAGGAACAAAATAAAACAAGTTCTTTATAGAGCTTCTAGTTCAAGTGTAAAATCCATCAACGCTATTTGTGATTACCTATGTTCTAGATTACACGCCGAGACATGGACGCCCACCTAATGGTCGTGGCAGCAGTGTAAGTAGGGAAGATGTTCCGCCAATTTGCTAGTGCCTTTTGTCCCTGGCGAGGAGTACTAGCAGATGCGACCATCGAACGATTTGTCTTCAAGATGACCTCTTCATGTACAGGGTGAAACTCTTGTCCTAGACTTTATTTGTCAAGCTCACCAGTGACGAATTTGCattgttaccttgttgaagacattgTGTACTTGCTATTGTGCTGGTCTTCATTGGATGGGTGTCTCCAGTCAGACGTGACAATGATGGCGTCAGTACATGCATCCCTTCTCCAAGGCGTTGTTGTGGAAGAAGTCGCTTGAGACGTACGTAGTTCTTGATTTCACATGTTGTAGTGGGTCGTCCGTGATTATCTTTGTTTTGTACTCCGCTTAATATTTAATAAGAATGGATGTGTGCATCGTGATGATGCAGAGGCAAGGGATTTAAACCTTGTTTTTGAGAAAACGTTCTAGAGCCAAATAAGATATAGATGCTATGCTATTGGTTCTCATCTCATGTCCCTTTTGATGTAACCTAAAATGTCTAGTGACAGTTCCATGAGCAGCCTCTGCCTCTAATGTCTTCCCATTAGAAGACAACTGTAGAAGAAAACATTTTTATAATTTGACTTAC
The window above is part of the Triticum aestivum cultivar Chinese Spring chromosome 2A, IWGSC CS RefSeq v2.1, whole genome shotgun sequence genome. Proteins encoded here:
- the LOC123187030 gene encoding probable carbohydrate esterase At4g34215 translates to MKPPARRPLLGVLAAAAALSCLLLLAPPPGLFPSSSSSPARAPTSPYAHRPKLLFLLAGQSNMAGRGAPTSPLPAPYLPHPRLLRLAADRRWVAASPPLHADIDTHKTCGLGPAMPFAHRLLLSSSSPSSLPAPSTASDPAVPLVLGLVPCAVGGTRIWMWARGQPLYEAAVARARAAVAAGGGALGAVLWFQGESDTVEVDDARAYGGKMERLVADLREDLGSPNLLVIQVGLASGEGNYTDIVRDAQKSINLPNVILVDAMGLPLSDDQLHLSTEAQLRLGEMLAQAYLEFESSRDRKL